CCCGGCGCGGGCCGCTCGTGGCTGCGCCGCGCCTTGGGCCGGTGAGGCGAGCGCGGCGACCCAGCCGCTGGAGGGGCGCTGGTCGTGGCTCGCGACCCTCGTCGCGGCTCCCTTGTTGCAGCTCGAGGGCGCCGCTCTCGAGATCGCGGTCGCGAACTGGTTTGTATCTATGACCCCCCGCACGAGCCCCCTCTACACGCGCGGCGCGCGGCTTGCGCCACCGCCTGCGCGCAGGCCGCGCGGCTGACAGTGGTCTCCTGCCAGGCCGTACGCACGGCGACGGGGCAGCAGGCCTTCGGCTGCCGCTATCGCGCACCCTTCACCTGAGTGCCTTTCTACTGAGTGCCTTTCTGCTGAGTGGCTGGTGCTGCGCGGCCGCCCGCCGCCAGGTCGCGCTCCGGATCCGAACAGACCTCGATGGTGACGTGACAGAGATCCGGCTGGTCGGCCAAGAGCGCCTTGTAGTGCGCGGGCGGTCGTGGCTGCGCGGTGACGACCGAGGCGATGAGGGCAAGGTGGCGCGGCCCGACCCGCCAGACGTGGAGGTCTGCCACGCGGTTGTCGGCCTCCGCCTCGATCAGCGCACGGAGCGCGTCGCGGCGGGCCTGCGGCAACTCCGCATCGAGCAAGACCGCGGCGGTATCCCGCAGCAGCCCGTAGGACCAGCGGGCGATCACCAGGCCGCTCAGCGCGCCGATCGCCGGATCCAGCCAGCCCCAGCCCAGCGTCTTGCCCGCCAGCAACGCGACGATCGCCAGCGCCGAGGTCAAGGCATCCGCCACCACGTGCAGGTAGGCCCCGCGCAGGTTGTGATCGTGGTGCTCGACAGCGCCGCCCCTCGACGCGCTTTCCGACGGGCTCGGGTGCCCGTTGTCGCCGAGCAGCAGGGCGCTGAGCACGTTGACCATCAGCCCGACCGCGGCCACGACGAGCGCCTCATTGAAATGGATGCCGACGGGCGCGGCGAGGCGCCAGAGGCTCTCGACGACGACCAGCAGCGCCACCACAGCCAGACCGACGGCGCTGCCAAAGCCCCCGAGGGCACCCACCTTGCCGGTGCCGAAGCTGTAGCGCGTGTCCTCGGCGTGGCGTCGCGCGTAGACGTAGGCGAAGAGCGCGACACCAAGGGCGGCGGCGTGCGTGCCCATGTGCCAACCGTCGGCGAGCAGCGCCATCGATCCGAAGCGCAGGCCCGCGACGATCTCCAGCACCATCATCGCGACGGTCAAGACCACCACCCAGCGGGTTCGGCGCTCGCCGGCGACCGGCTGGTCGGTGCCGAAGGTGTGCGAGTGACTGAAGGGATCGAGCTCTGTACCGCGCATGCTTTGCTCCGCTAGCGTGGCAGCGCCACGCGCTCAGGGCGCGCCAGAGCGCCGACCCAGCGGCGGCGCGGGCGGTGCCCCGACCTCGTCGATTGTGGTCGGACGGGGCAAGCGGCTGCCACCGCCCTTGCCGCGCAGGAGCCGCTGGGCCGGGTAGATGCTGCGGTGCCCCGTCAGCAGATAGGCGAGCACGCAGACGATCACCGCATGAGGGAAGACGGCGGCACCGAGCAGTTCGAGGGCCATGATCGACAGTGCCAGCGGCGTATTGGCCGCGGCCGCGAAGACCGTCGTCAGCCCGAGACCCGCCGCGAGCCGCAGCGGGAGACGCAACCAGCGGCCGAGCAGGTTGCCAAGGGTCGAACCGATCACGAAGAGGGGCGTCACCTCACCGCCGAGGAAGCCCATGCCCAGCGTCAGCGCCGTGAAGGCGAGCTTCAAGGCGAAGGCCTGGGCGGGGAGGGCGGGGTCCTGGAAGGCGCGAACGATCAGCGGAACGCTGAGCCCGAGGTAGTCGCTGGTGCCGACCAGCCGCCACAGCCCGACGACGAGCAAGCCGCCCAGACACATCCGAACCGGGAGACGCGGGAGGTACCTCTGACTGGAGCGCTTGACCAGGTGCGCCAGCTCGATGAACGTGACCGTGACCAGCGCGACCACGAGCGCGAAGACGAGCCACTTGAGCAGGAGCAGGGGCGTCAGCGCGACCTGCGGCGCAGCCGGATAGTACGTGTGCTGAATGCCGAGCGCGCGGGTCGTCAGGT
The Pseudomonadota bacterium DNA segment above includes these coding regions:
- the dmeF gene encoding CDF family Co(II)/Ni(II) efflux transporter DmeF is translated as MRGTELDPFSHSHTFGTDQPVAGERRTRWVVVLTVAMMVLEIVAGLRFGSMALLADGWHMGTHAAALGVALFAYVYARRHAEDTRYSFGTGKVGALGGFGSAVGLAVVALLVVVESLWRLAAPVGIHFNEALVVAAVGLMVNVLSALLLGDNGHPSPSESASRGGAVEHHDHNLRGAYLHVVADALTSALAIVALLAGKTLGWGWLDPAIGALSGLVIARWSYGLLRDTAAVLLDAELPQARRDALRALIEAEADNRVADLHVWRVGPRHLALIASVVTAQPRPPAHYKALLADQPDLCHVTIEVCSDPERDLAAGGRAAPATQQKGTQ
- a CDS encoding chloride channel protein; the protein is MTRRDQLSALGQWLVLGSVVGLLCGAASAIFLALLERATAFRLRNELVIYALPLAGLVIGWIYERFGESIKAGNNLVIETIHDEGPEIPLRMAPLVLAGTVLTHLFGGSAGREGTAVQIGASVSDWVAHRLGVNRHRRRQLVAAGVAGGFGSVFGTPIAGAVFGLEFVVLGRIEYDALLPALVASLVGDLTTRALGIQHTYYPAAPQVALTPLLLLKWLVFALVVALVTVTFIELAHLVKRSSQRYLPRLPVRMCLGGLLVVGLWRLVGTSDYLGLSVPLIVRAFQDPALPAQAFALKLAFTALTLGMGFLGGEVTPLFVIGSTLGNLLGRWLRLPLRLAAGLGLTTVFAAAANTPLALSIMALELLGAAVFPHAVIVCVLAYLLTGHRSIYPAQRLLRGKGGGSRLPRPTTIDEVGAPPAPPLGRRSGAP